The Frondihabitans australicus genome includes a region encoding these proteins:
- a CDS encoding DUF7674 family protein, which produces MTDEARRVPGDFESWFEGLVRAFPEFSETNDDDFFRDDDGLVLGHLFVGEITANLVAGRLGDRHRVRALLDFLEAGYATGDAYRQNVIALSFVENLGPRSRHLRHLGPRLTAVARELYPDAFGWRRVWGTPRRARS; this is translated from the coding sequence GTGACCGATGAGGCGCGTCGTGTGCCGGGCGACTTCGAATCCTGGTTCGAGGGTCTCGTCCGTGCTTTTCCCGAGTTCAGCGAGACGAACGACGACGACTTCTTCCGCGACGACGACGGGCTCGTCCTGGGGCATCTCTTCGTCGGCGAGATCACGGCGAACCTGGTCGCCGGCCGGCTCGGTGACAGACATCGGGTCCGGGCACTCCTCGACTTCCTCGAGGCCGGATACGCGACGGGCGACGCCTATCGGCAGAACGTCATCGCGCTGTCGTTCGTCGAAAACCTCGGCCCGCGATCCCGCCATCTGCGGCACCTCGGGCCTCGGCTGACCGCTGTCGCTCGCGAGCTGTATCCCGATGCATTCGGCTGGCGGCGCGTGTGGGGCACGCCGCGTCGCGCGCGATCCTGA
- a CDS encoding ATP-dependent Clp protease ATP-binding subunit: MPENFGPTNGDSSSNDNSFDEILARLLAGQQNGGNFGRPIDISRLLSRRTHELLGAARTYAVEHGHAELDALHILRVAVDEHPASDLIAFAGADRDRLVQAIEGRLPGSGGGAPERPGLTPAAQRVLLESAQAARGFGSTYVDPEHVIFALVVNQDSVTGQLLAAASVTPEAMQRFAQQGGIQTAQAAEEGQQHPGQEPSDTPTLDQFGTDLTARARDGRVDPVIGRADEIEATVEILLRRTKNNPVLIGEPGVGKTAIVEGLAQRIADGEVPEPLRNKRVVALDMASMVAGTRYRGDFEERLTKAVDEIAAHSDELIVFIDELHTVVGAGSGSEGGMDAGNILKPRLARGELHIVGATTLSEYRRVEKDAALERRFQPVQVPEPSVEDAVQILAGLAPRYEEHHGVTYTPEAIRAAVELSHRYVSDRFLPDKAIDLIDQAGARRRLRLGSTVDVGALQQELADLESAKNQAVAAERYEEASGLRDRMQEVEGRLEAATSHPAPSMTSVDAVIGEEAIAEMVSRATGIPASRLTEGDRSRLAVLEHELHARVIGQHDAVAAIAKSIRRSRTGMGDSRRPTGSFLFLGPTGVGKTELAKALAASLFGDESSMLRFDMSEFGERHTVSRLVGAPPGYVGYDEAGQLTERVRRNPYSVILLDEIEKAHPDVFNLLLQVLDDGRLTDGQGRTVDFRNTVVIMTSNLGSEFLASRSGAMGFTPSSFDGSAGNGFGSDKALRDRVMGKLREAMRPEFLNRIDEIVLFQKLTAAEIREIVSLMLVDTEHRLLVQDIRFSADESALAWLAEHGYEPEYGARPLRRLIQREVDDRIASLLVDGGLTAGDEVRLTAADGSLDATVSHPETAAAL; encoded by the coding sequence TTGCCTGAGAACTTCGGCCCCACGAACGGCGACAGCTCGTCGAACGACAACTCGTTCGATGAGATCTTGGCTCGTCTCCTCGCCGGCCAGCAGAACGGCGGCAACTTCGGCCGCCCCATCGACATCTCGCGGCTCCTGAGCCGACGCACCCACGAGCTCCTCGGCGCAGCGCGCACCTACGCGGTCGAGCACGGCCACGCCGAGCTCGACGCGCTCCACATCCTGCGGGTCGCGGTCGACGAGCACCCCGCGAGCGACCTCATCGCGTTCGCAGGAGCAGACCGAGACCGCCTCGTCCAGGCCATCGAGGGTCGTCTTCCCGGTTCCGGCGGAGGCGCCCCCGAGCGCCCGGGCCTGACTCCGGCGGCCCAGCGCGTGCTCCTCGAGTCCGCGCAGGCCGCCCGCGGCTTCGGCTCGACCTACGTCGACCCCGAGCACGTGATCTTCGCCCTGGTCGTGAACCAGGACTCCGTCACCGGCCAGCTCCTGGCCGCCGCCAGCGTCACCCCCGAGGCCATGCAGCGCTTCGCCCAGCAGGGCGGCATCCAGACGGCGCAGGCGGCCGAGGAGGGCCAGCAGCACCCGGGCCAGGAGCCCTCGGACACCCCGACCCTCGACCAGTTCGGCACCGACCTGACCGCCCGCGCACGCGACGGCAGGGTCGACCCGGTGATCGGCCGGGCCGACGAGATCGAGGCGACCGTCGAGATCCTGCTGCGCCGCACCAAGAACAACCCGGTGCTGATCGGCGAGCCCGGCGTCGGCAAGACCGCCATCGTCGAGGGCCTCGCCCAGCGCATCGCCGACGGCGAGGTGCCCGAGCCCCTGCGGAACAAGCGCGTCGTCGCCCTCGACATGGCGTCGATGGTGGCGGGCACCCGCTACCGCGGCGACTTCGAGGAGCGCCTCACCAAGGCGGTCGACGAGATCGCCGCGCACTCCGACGAGCTCATCGTCTTCATCGACGAGCTGCACACGGTCGTGGGCGCAGGATCCGGCAGCGAGGGCGGCATGGACGCCGGCAACATCCTGAAGCCCCGGCTGGCCCGCGGCGAGCTCCACATCGTCGGCGCCACCACGCTCTCGGAGTACCGCCGCGTCGAGAAGGACGCCGCTCTCGAGCGCCGCTTCCAGCCCGTCCAGGTGCCCGAGCCGAGCGTTGAGGACGCCGTCCAGATCCTCGCCGGGCTCGCCCCGCGCTACGAGGAGCACCACGGCGTGACATACACGCCCGAGGCGATCCGCGCCGCGGTCGAGCTCTCGCACCGCTACGTCAGCGACCGGTTCCTGCCCGACAAGGCCATCGACCTGATCGACCAGGCCGGCGCCCGCCGCCGCCTGCGTCTGGGTTCGACGGTCGACGTCGGCGCTCTCCAGCAGGAGCTCGCCGACCTCGAGTCGGCGAAGAACCAGGCCGTCGCAGCCGAACGCTACGAGGAGGCCTCCGGGCTCCGCGACCGGATGCAGGAGGTGGAGGGTCGGCTCGAGGCCGCCACCTCGCATCCTGCGCCCTCGATGACCTCGGTCGACGCCGTGATCGGCGAGGAGGCCATCGCCGAGATGGTCTCGCGCGCCACCGGGATCCCGGCCTCGCGCCTCACCGAGGGCGACCGCTCTCGACTGGCGGTGCTCGAGCACGAGCTGCACGCCCGAGTGATCGGCCAGCACGACGCGGTCGCCGCGATCGCCAAGTCGATCCGCAGGAGCCGCACCGGCATGGGCGACTCCCGCCGCCCCACCGGGTCGTTCCTGTTCCTCGGCCCGACGGGCGTCGGCAAGACCGAGCTCGCCAAGGCTCTCGCGGCCTCGCTCTTCGGAGACGAGTCGTCGATGCTGCGCTTCGACATGTCGGAGTTCGGTGAGCGCCACACCGTCTCGCGCCTGGTCGGCGCCCCTCCCGGATACGTCGGCTACGACGAGGCCGGGCAGCTGACCGAGCGCGTGCGCCGCAACCCGTACTCGGTGATCCTGCTCGACGAGATCGAGAAGGCGCACCCCGACGTGTTCAACCTCCTGCTGCAGGTGCTCGACGACGGTCGCCTGACCGACGGCCAGGGTCGCACGGTCGACTTCCGCAACACGGTGGTCATCATGACCTCGAACCTCGGCAGCGAGTTCCTGGCATCGCGCAGCGGTGCCATGGGCTTCACGCCCTCGTCGTTCGACGGGTCGGCCGGCAACGGCTTCGGCTCCGACAAGGCGCTTCGCGACCGCGTCATGGGCAAGCTCCGTGAGGCGATGCGACCCGAGTTCCTGAACAGGATCGACGAGATCGTCCTCTTCCAGAAGCTCACGGCCGCCGAGATCCGCGAGATCGTGTCGCTGATGCTCGTCGACACGGAGCACCGCCTGCTCGTGCAGGACATCCGCTTCTCGGCGGACGAGTCGGCGCTCGCCTGGCTGGCCGAGCACGGGTACGAGCCGGAGTACGGCGCCCGCCCGCTGCGTCGCCTGATCCAGCGCGAGGTCGACGACCGGATCGCCTCGCTGCTGGTCGACGGCGGCCTGACCGCCGGCGACGAGGTCCGCCTCACCGCTGCCGACGGCTCGCTCGACGCGACCGTGTCGCACCCGGAGACCGCCGCGGCGCTCTAG
- a CDS encoding general stress protein — protein sequence MTDQQDPGTTPPPPPSERPLDAPPPPAETSHGETSPSAPPLGQEAAEADAQQSGRPAPQYGEYAPPGSVPPPAAAQPAADATGSAAESLGGVGAFVGGSYPQVVASFTKYEDAQKAVDRLSDEGFPVENVSIVGHDLRTVENIRGRVTNGSAALRGLTSGIWFGIALGVLFALFNPKDNFFGVVLTIVVIGAVWGLIFGFVGHAMTRGQRDFSSIKTMEAGRYEVLVRGEYAARATQLLSQATYPS from the coding sequence ATGACCGATCAGCAGGATCCCGGCACCACGCCCCCGCCGCCCCCGTCCGAGCGCCCGCTCGACGCCCCTCCGCCCCCGGCCGAGACCTCGCACGGCGAGACCTCGCCCTCGGCGCCGCCCCTCGGGCAGGAGGCCGCCGAGGCCGACGCGCAGCAGTCCGGCCGCCCGGCCCCGCAGTACGGCGAGTACGCCCCTCCCGGCAGCGTGCCGCCGCCGGCCGCCGCGCAGCCCGCGGCCGACGCCACCGGCTCGGCTGCCGAGTCGCTCGGCGGCGTCGGCGCGTTCGTGGGCGGCTCGTACCCGCAGGTCGTCGCGTCGTTCACGAAGTACGAGGACGCCCAGAAGGCCGTCGACCGGCTCTCCGACGAGGGCTTCCCTGTCGAGAACGTGTCGATCGTCGGGCACGACCTCCGCACGGTCGAGAACATCCGCGGCCGGGTGACGAACGGCTCTGCGGCGCTTCGCGGCCTGACGTCGGGAATCTGGTTCGGCATCGCCCTCGGCGTGCTGTTCGCCCTGTTCAACCCGAAGGACAACTTCTTCGGCGTGGTCCTGACCATCGTGGTGATCGGCGCCGTGTGGGGTCTCATCTTCGGCTTCGTCGGGCACGCGATGACCCGCGGCCAGCGCGACTTCTCGTCGATCAAGACGATGGAGGCCGGGCGGTACGAGGTGCTCGTGCGCGGCGAGTACGCGGCGCGCGCCACCCAGCTCCTGTCGCAGGCGACCTACCCCAGCTAG